One Phragmites australis chromosome 23, lpPhrAust1.1, whole genome shotgun sequence DNA window includes the following coding sequences:
- the LOC133906648 gene encoding 11-beta-hydroxysteroid dehydrogenase 1A-like isoform X2: MALALLALGPQSRAIEQLAYQYAMKGASLVLVARREWNLRQVADQAFQLGAHDVIILPGDVANPDDCNRFVQATISHYGRLDHLVCNAGIASVGAFEEIPDVRNYSSQLDVNFWGSVQTTFAALPHLRQSRGRIVVTASATGWNPVPRMSFYNAANAALINFFETLRTELGSEVGITIVTPGWIESEMSKGKFLKEHGEVEVDQEMRDAQIGLFPVEYAKNCAKAMVQAARQGEHYLTVPAWFRAMYLWRVFAPEVVEICYRLLYMHGHDANQTEALSKKMAEAGGKHLLYPTSLRSDDIKSD; encoded by the exons ATGGCGCTGGCCCTCCTCGCGCTGGGACCTCAATCCCGGGCCATCGAG CAATTAGCCTACCAGTACGCGATGAAGGGGGCCTCCCTGGTCCTAGTCGCAAGAAGGGAATGGAACCTCCGACAGGTTGCCGATCAAGCATTCCAGCTCGGTGCACATGATGTGATCATTCTCCCAGGCGATGTCGCTAACCCAGATGATTGCAACAGATTTGTTCAGGCCACAATCAGTCACTATGGCCGAT TGGACCATCTTGTATGCAATGCTGGCATTGCCAGTGTAGGCGCTTTTGAGGAGATTCCTGATGTCAGGAACTACAGTTCTCAGCTT GATGTGAACTTCTGGGGTTCAGTTCAAACAACCTTTGCTGCACTTCCTCATCTTAGACAAAGccgaggaagaatcgtggtCACTGCGTCTGCAACCGGGTGGAATCCTGTTCCGAGAATGAGCTTTTATAAC GCTGCCAATGCCGCGCTGATAAACTTCTTCGAGACGCTGCGGACGGAGCTAGGAAGTGAAGTTGGGATCACAATAGTGACGCCTGGGTGGATCGAGTCCGAGATGTCGAAAGGGAAATTCCTGAAGGAGCATGGCGAAGTCGAGGTTGATCAGGAAATGCGAGAT GCTCAAATTGGGTTATTCCCAGTGGAATACGCGAAGAACTGCGCCAAGGCCATGGTGCAAGCAGCTCGCCAAGGTGAGCACTATCTCACCGTGCCGGCATGGTTTAGGGCAATGTACCTGTGGAGGGTGTTTGCGCCAGAGGTTGTCGAGATCTGCTACCGCCTCCTGTACATGCATGGCCATGACGCGAACCAAACCGAGGCTCTGAGCAAGAAGATGGCCGAGGCTGGTGGGAAGCATTTGTTGTACCCTACTTCGCTCCGCTCCGACGACATCAAGAGCGACTGA
- the LOC133906648 gene encoding 11-beta-hydroxysteroid dehydrogenase A-like isoform X1, giving the protein MDLVNGLLNWVGTPAMVASLLLFYPPYYLFKTCYSFLSWLFPEDLARKVVLITGASSGIGEQLAYQYAMKGASLVLVARREWNLRQVADQAFQLGAHDVIILPGDVANPDDCNRFVQATISHYGRLDHLVCNAGIASVGAFEEIPDVRNYSSQLDVNFWGSVQTTFAALPHLRQSRGRIVVTASATGWNPVPRMSFYNAANAALINFFETLRTELGSEVGITIVTPGWIESEMSKGKFLKEHGEVEVDQEMRDAQIGLFPVEYAKNCAKAMVQAARQGEHYLTVPAWFRAMYLWRVFAPEVVEICYRLLYMHGHDANQTEALSKKMAEAGGKHLLYPTSLRSDDIKSD; this is encoded by the exons ATGGATCTGGTGAACGGCTTGCTCAATTGGGTGGGGACGCCGGCCATGGTGGCCAGCCTGCTGCTCTTCTACCCGCCCTACTACCTCTTCAAGACCTGCTACTCCTTCCTCTCCTGGCTCTTCCCCGAGGACCTCGCCCGCAAGGTCGTCCTCATCACCGGCGCATCCTCCGGCATCGGCGAG CAATTAGCCTACCAGTACGCGATGAAGGGGGCCTCCCTGGTCCTAGTCGCAAGAAGGGAATGGAACCTCCGACAGGTTGCCGATCAAGCATTCCAGCTCGGTGCACATGATGTGATCATTCTCCCAGGCGATGTCGCTAACCCAGATGATTGCAACAGATTTGTTCAGGCCACAATCAGTCACTATGGCCGAT TGGACCATCTTGTATGCAATGCTGGCATTGCCAGTGTAGGCGCTTTTGAGGAGATTCCTGATGTCAGGAACTACAGTTCTCAGCTT GATGTGAACTTCTGGGGTTCAGTTCAAACAACCTTTGCTGCACTTCCTCATCTTAGACAAAGccgaggaagaatcgtggtCACTGCGTCTGCAACCGGGTGGAATCCTGTTCCGAGAATGAGCTTTTATAAC GCTGCCAATGCCGCGCTGATAAACTTCTTCGAGACGCTGCGGACGGAGCTAGGAAGTGAAGTTGGGATCACAATAGTGACGCCTGGGTGGATCGAGTCCGAGATGTCGAAAGGGAAATTCCTGAAGGAGCATGGCGAAGTCGAGGTTGATCAGGAAATGCGAGAT GCTCAAATTGGGTTATTCCCAGTGGAATACGCGAAGAACTGCGCCAAGGCCATGGTGCAAGCAGCTCGCCAAGGTGAGCACTATCTCACCGTGCCGGCATGGTTTAGGGCAATGTACCTGTGGAGGGTGTTTGCGCCAGAGGTTGTCGAGATCTGCTACCGCCTCCTGTACATGCATGGCCATGACGCGAACCAAACCGAGGCTCTGAGCAAGAAGATGGCCGAGGCTGGTGGGAAGCATTTGTTGTACCCTACTTCGCTCCGCTCCGACGACATCAAGAGCGACTGA
- the LOC133906648 gene encoding 11-beta-hydroxysteroid dehydrogenase A-like isoform X3 encodes MKGASLVLVARREWNLRQVADQAFQLGAHDVIILPGDVANPDDCNRFVQATISHYGRLDHLVCNAGIASVGAFEEIPDVRNYSSQLDVNFWGSVQTTFAALPHLRQSRGRIVVTASATGWNPVPRMSFYNAANAALINFFETLRTELGSEVGITIVTPGWIESEMSKGKFLKEHGEVEVDQEMRDAQIGLFPVEYAKNCAKAMVQAARQGEHYLTVPAWFRAMYLWRVFAPEVVEICYRLLYMHGHDANQTEALSKKMAEAGGKHLLYPTSLRSDDIKSD; translated from the exons ATGAAGGGGGCCTCCCTGGTCCTAGTCGCAAGAAGGGAATGGAACCTCCGACAGGTTGCCGATCAAGCATTCCAGCTCGGTGCACATGATGTGATCATTCTCCCAGGCGATGTCGCTAACCCAGATGATTGCAACAGATTTGTTCAGGCCACAATCAGTCACTATGGCCGAT TGGACCATCTTGTATGCAATGCTGGCATTGCCAGTGTAGGCGCTTTTGAGGAGATTCCTGATGTCAGGAACTACAGTTCTCAGCTT GATGTGAACTTCTGGGGTTCAGTTCAAACAACCTTTGCTGCACTTCCTCATCTTAGACAAAGccgaggaagaatcgtggtCACTGCGTCTGCAACCGGGTGGAATCCTGTTCCGAGAATGAGCTTTTATAAC GCTGCCAATGCCGCGCTGATAAACTTCTTCGAGACGCTGCGGACGGAGCTAGGAAGTGAAGTTGGGATCACAATAGTGACGCCTGGGTGGATCGAGTCCGAGATGTCGAAAGGGAAATTCCTGAAGGAGCATGGCGAAGTCGAGGTTGATCAGGAAATGCGAGAT GCTCAAATTGGGTTATTCCCAGTGGAATACGCGAAGAACTGCGCCAAGGCCATGGTGCAAGCAGCTCGCCAAGGTGAGCACTATCTCACCGTGCCGGCATGGTTTAGGGCAATGTACCTGTGGAGGGTGTTTGCGCCAGAGGTTGTCGAGATCTGCTACCGCCTCCTGTACATGCATGGCCATGACGCGAACCAAACCGAGGCTCTGAGCAAGAAGATGGCCGAGGCTGGTGGGAAGCATTTGTTGTACCCTACTTCGCTCCGCTCCGACGACATCAAGAGCGACTGA